Proteins from one Chitinophaga oryzae genomic window:
- a CDS encoding Mpo1 family 2-hydroxy fatty acid dioxygenase — MKTIQQWLDDYGASHRNETNKLIHWICVPAIFFSIVGFLYAVRIPLPGTTIVITAAQIALVLLIIYYARLSASLAVGMTVIGIACLWFWRLIAATGSPVWLVALIIFVLAWIGQFIGHKIEGAKPSFFKDLQFLLIGPAWLMSFLYRKAGIKL, encoded by the coding sequence ATGAAAACGATCCAACAATGGCTGGATGACTATGGCGCCAGTCATCGCAACGAGACCAACAAGCTCATTCACTGGATTTGTGTTCCGGCTATATTCTTCAGTATTGTGGGCTTTTTATATGCGGTCCGTATTCCCTTGCCAGGCACCACCATCGTGATTACCGCGGCGCAGATAGCGCTGGTGTTGCTGATCATTTACTATGCGCGGCTGTCGGCATCGCTGGCGGTGGGCATGACGGTTATCGGCATCGCCTGCCTGTGGTTCTGGCGGCTGATCGCTGCTACCGGCTCCCCGGTGTGGCTGGTGGCGCTTATTATCTTTGTGCTGGCCTGGATCGGGCAGTTTATCGGTCACAAGATCGAAGGCGCCAAGCCCAGCTTCTTCAAAGACCTGCAATTTTTGCTGATCGGTCCGGCATGGCTGATGAGTTTCCTTTACCGGAAAGCAGGCATCAAACTATAA
- a CDS encoding TonB-dependent receptor — translation MILKNLFLLTGILLCNYVSGQNLPVTGKVTNAATGQPLGGVTVRIRSADKGTLTNNDGTYRLEVPSGGSLEFTAVGFNTVSANVSGRTEINIQLTPAATELSQIVLVGTRAGGRAKTETPVPVDVISVQQAGLPSAKMELTSLLNAVAPSFNYNKQSGSDGADQIELATLRGLGPDQTLVLINGKRRHQTAFVSVFGTRGRGNSGTDLNAIPASAIDRVEILRDGASAQYGSDAIAGVINIILKTSTVKQLTVDAGYAAYYDPKYNTWFKRDLRQYTTGHALDGNTATLGVSYGAPIGKHGGSLTVSGNFLRQGKTFRQVLDTNLNNTNGLPINTGRRAHGDGSVTSGGGMFNLKLPFDKGVSSFYAFGGYNYKSSDAYAYTRTFHGFNPLSSGHTDRFPTGPGGSLLFYPGIMESIPTPGGAADTIFNPHIQTHIQDMSLTTGVKSVTDSDWEWDFSNTVGKNNFRFFGDKTFNASLGSNTPTHFEDGGFSFLQNTTSLTFSKHLLHGLNLAIGGEYRYEQYRIYAGEEASYTNYDPTFNKATGAQGFPGYRPTDVVKADRSNIAAFADAEWDVNEKFLLGGAVRLENYNDFGFTSNYKLAARYKAARGFNIRGSVSTGYRAPSLQQINYSSQFTNVQGGRITEVKIAPNNSPITKAAGIPELKQEKSLNASLGFSLKPIATLTITVDGYLVKVKDRIVLSGQFNASDATLDKEFQDALKALHIDNAQFFANAVNTTNYGLDLVVDYNKRWMQKDHRLRILFTGNIQHMNIDKINVPDKLNDSYLHRGEFFSEREQHFVLASAPPVKLNFNIEYGIKKVSVGARVTYFGKIVLLGYGFAGDPAKEGTGLPGDPNLAGTGISPLVALDKDGTLVSEQFNYNGKAVTDLYASYRFSDRFTWFLGADNIFNVHPDLGYVPGAKLSAYDGETGGPWDAVQMGFNGTRLFTKIAMKF, via the coding sequence ATGATCCTCAAAAACCTGTTTCTTTTAACCGGCATCCTGCTGTGCAACTATGTCTCCGGCCAAAATCTGCCTGTTACCGGCAAAGTAACCAATGCTGCTACCGGTCAGCCGCTGGGAGGTGTCACCGTCAGGATCAGGTCTGCCGACAAAGGCACACTCACCAACAACGACGGTACCTACCGGCTGGAGGTGCCCTCCGGCGGAAGCCTTGAATTCACCGCCGTTGGCTTCAATACGGTGAGCGCTAACGTCAGCGGCCGTACGGAAATTAATATCCAGCTGACACCTGCCGCCACTGAACTTTCGCAGATTGTTTTAGTGGGCACCCGTGCCGGTGGCCGTGCCAAAACAGAGACGCCGGTACCGGTAGACGTGATCAGCGTTCAACAGGCAGGACTGCCCAGCGCCAAGATGGAACTGACCTCGTTGCTTAACGCCGTCGCCCCCTCGTTCAACTACAACAAACAAAGCGGCAGCGATGGCGCCGACCAGATAGAACTGGCCACCCTGCGCGGACTGGGGCCGGACCAGACGCTGGTGCTCATCAACGGGAAACGAAGGCACCAAACAGCTTTTGTATCCGTATTCGGTACCCGCGGCCGCGGCAACTCCGGCACCGACCTTAACGCCATCCCGGCATCAGCCATCGACCGCGTGGAAATACTGCGGGATGGCGCTTCCGCCCAGTATGGATCAGACGCGATCGCCGGCGTTATCAACATCATTCTGAAAACATCCACGGTCAAACAACTGACGGTAGATGCCGGCTACGCCGCCTACTACGATCCCAAATACAACACCTGGTTCAAACGGGACCTTCGCCAGTACACCACCGGTCACGCATTGGATGGCAATACCGCCACCCTGGGCGTCTCCTACGGTGCACCCATCGGTAAACACGGCGGATCGCTCACAGTCTCCGGCAACTTCCTGAGGCAGGGCAAAACCTTCCGCCAGGTATTGGACACTAACCTCAACAATACCAACGGTCTGCCAATCAATACCGGCCGCCGCGCCCATGGCGACGGCTCCGTCACTTCCGGCGGAGGCATGTTTAATCTCAAACTCCCGTTTGATAAGGGTGTGAGCTCCTTCTATGCCTTCGGCGGCTATAATTACAAGTCATCTGACGCATACGCCTATACGAGAACATTTCATGGATTCAATCCCCTTTCCAGTGGCCATACCGACCGGTTTCCCACGGGCCCCGGCGGCAGTCTCCTGTTTTATCCGGGCATCATGGAAAGCATTCCCACGCCCGGCGGTGCTGCCGACACCATCTTTAATCCGCACATACAAACACACATACAGGACATGTCGCTGACAACCGGCGTGAAGAGCGTTACCGACAGCGACTGGGAATGGGACTTCAGCAATACTGTCGGCAAAAATAACTTCCGTTTCTTCGGTGATAAAACGTTCAACGCGTCTCTTGGCAGCAACACGCCCACCCATTTTGAAGACGGTGGTTTCTCCTTCCTGCAGAACACGACCAGCCTCACCTTCTCCAAACACCTGCTCCATGGGCTGAACCTCGCCATCGGTGGAGAATACCGCTATGAGCAGTACCGCATATATGCCGGTGAAGAGGCCTCCTATACCAACTACGACCCTACTTTCAACAAAGCCACCGGTGCACAGGGCTTTCCCGGGTATCGCCCCACCGACGTGGTAAAGGCAGACCGTTCCAATATCGCCGCCTTTGCAGACGCTGAATGGGACGTTAACGAGAAATTCCTGCTCGGCGGCGCCGTAAGGCTGGAAAACTACAACGACTTCGGATTTACCAGCAACTACAAACTGGCCGCCCGTTATAAAGCTGCCCGCGGATTCAACATCCGCGGCTCTGTCAGCACCGGTTACCGCGCTCCCTCCCTGCAACAGATCAACTACAGCTCACAGTTCACCAACGTTCAGGGCGGCCGCATCACGGAAGTGAAAATTGCGCCGAACAACAGTCCCATTACAAAAGCCGCCGGTATCCCGGAGCTGAAGCAGGAGAAATCCCTGAACGCCAGCCTGGGCTTCTCACTGAAACCCATTGCAACGCTCACCATTACCGTCGATGGTTACCTCGTAAAAGTAAAAGACCGTATCGTGCTCTCCGGCCAGTTCAACGCCAGCGACGCTACCCTTGACAAAGAATTCCAGGATGCGTTGAAAGCCCTGCATATTGATAATGCACAATTCTTCGCCAACGCGGTTAACACCACGAACTACGGCCTCGACCTGGTAGTAGACTACAATAAAAGATGGATGCAAAAAGACCACCGTCTCAGGATACTGTTTACCGGTAATATCCAACACATGAACATTGACAAAATCAACGTACCCGATAAACTGAATGACAGTTACCTTCACCGGGGTGAGTTTTTCAGCGAAAGGGAACAACATTTTGTGCTGGCTTCTGCGCCACCGGTCAAACTCAATTTCAATATAGAATATGGTATCAAAAAAGTCAGTGTAGGCGCCCGCGTTACCTACTTCGGTAAAATCGTACTGCTCGGCTACGGCTTTGCCGGCGATCCGGCCAAAGAAGGCACAGGACTGCCCGGCGATCCCAACCTGGCGGGCACCGGCATCAGCCCCCTTGTAGCGCTGGACAAAGACGGCACCCTGGTGTCTGAACAATTCAACTATAACGGCAAAGCCGTCACCGACCTTTATGCCAGCTACCGCTTTTCAGACCGGTTCACCTGGTTCCTGGGTGCAGACAATATCTTCAATGTACATCCTGACCTTGGTTATGTGCCCGGCGCCAAACTGTCGGCTTACGACGGCGAAACAGGCGGTCCCTGGGACGCCGTGCAGATGGGCTTTAACGGCACACGCCTCTTTACAAAAATTGCGATGAAATTTTAA
- a CDS encoding DHA2 family efflux MFS transporter permease subunit, translating into MQQESLVEYGSRRVIITITAIFCALLEIVDTTIVNVALNDMRGNMGATLSEIGWVITAYAIGNVIVVPMTSWLSQQFGRRNYFAASIIIFTISSFLCGNATAMWELILFRFIQGIGGGALLVTSQTIITESYPPEKRGVAQAIYGLGVIIGPTLGPPLGGYITDNYSWPYIFYINIPIGVIATLLTLQFVRSPKYAEKKAINEIDFLGIILLAITVGCLQFVLERGQEDDWFNDPTITLFSVMSALGLFFFIWRELTYKNPIVELRVLKNGNLRVGTVLSFILGFGLYGSTFIIPLYTQSTLGWTATQSGMLMIPAALTTAFMMPIIGKLLERGVPQQYLVALGMLLFFVYSLWGYMIITPADTGSDAFFWMLIVRGVGMGLLFIPITTLALSSLKGQQIGQGAAFTGMMRQLGGSFGVALITTFMARQNMVHRNDLVSKLDTNNPDVINRVNGLAHNFAAKGMDAGTAVRSGYKVLDYSITKQAAVMSYMDVFLYLGLMFLICIPFVLMVRAKKAAKLDPSAMH; encoded by the coding sequence ATGCAACAAGAATCATTGGTAGAATACGGCTCACGCAGGGTGATCATCACGATCACCGCTATCTTCTGCGCGCTGCTGGAAATCGTGGATACCACTATCGTGAATGTGGCATTGAACGACATGCGTGGTAACATGGGCGCCACACTCAGTGAGATCGGTTGGGTGATCACCGCTTACGCTATCGGTAACGTAATCGTTGTACCGATGACCAGCTGGTTGTCCCAACAGTTCGGCCGCCGTAACTACTTCGCTGCCTCTATCATCATATTCACCATTTCCTCCTTCCTTTGCGGTAACGCAACGGCCATGTGGGAGCTGATACTCTTCCGCTTTATACAGGGCATCGGAGGCGGTGCATTGCTGGTAACGTCACAAACCATCATTACAGAAAGCTATCCTCCGGAAAAAAGAGGTGTCGCCCAGGCTATCTATGGTCTCGGCGTGATCATCGGCCCCACACTGGGCCCTCCGTTGGGTGGTTATATCACCGATAACTATTCCTGGCCTTATATCTTCTACATCAACATCCCTATCGGGGTGATCGCGACCCTGCTGACTTTGCAGTTCGTACGCAGCCCGAAATATGCGGAGAAGAAAGCCATCAATGAAATCGACTTCCTGGGTATTATCTTACTCGCCATCACCGTAGGCTGTCTCCAGTTTGTACTGGAACGCGGCCAGGAAGATGACTGGTTCAACGATCCCACCATCACGCTGTTTTCCGTGATGAGCGCACTGGGACTGTTCTTCTTCATCTGGCGCGAGCTGACGTACAAGAACCCCATCGTGGAACTGCGGGTATTGAAAAACGGTAACCTGCGGGTGGGAACGGTACTCTCGTTTATATTGGGCTTCGGCCTTTACGGCTCCACCTTCATCATCCCGCTGTACACACAAAGTACGCTGGGATGGACCGCCACCCAGTCCGGTATGCTGATGATACCCGCCGCCCTCACCACCGCATTCATGATGCCGATCATCGGTAAACTGCTGGAAAGAGGCGTGCCGCAACAGTACCTCGTGGCTTTAGGTATGTTATTGTTCTTCGTTTATAGCCTGTGGGGATACATGATCATCACACCTGCTGATACCGGTTCGGATGCGTTCTTCTGGATGCTGATCGTCCGCGGGGTAGGCATGGGGCTGCTCTTTATCCCGATCACCACGCTGGCGCTGTCGTCGCTCAAAGGACAGCAGATTGGCCAGGGTGCGGCCTTCACCGGTATGATGCGCCAGCTCGGCGGTTCTTTCGGTGTGGCGTTGATCACCACTTTCATGGCGCGCCAGAACATGGTACACCGTAACGACCTGGTGTCTAAACTGGATACCAACAACCCGGATGTTATCAACCGCGTCAATGGCCTGGCACATAACTTCGCTGCCAAAGGCATGGACGCCGGCACCGCCGTCAGAAGCGGATACAAAGTACTGGACTACAGCATTACCAAACAGGCTGCTGTGATGTCTTATATGGACGTGTTCCTGTACCTCGGGCTCATGTTCCTCATCTGTATCCCGTTTGTACTGATGGTAAGAGCTAAGAAAGCTGCAAAACTGGATCCGTCAGCTATGCACTAA
- a CDS encoding HlyD family secretion protein has translation METQTKATNNTSTMQETSAPKKRSKGFVIVLAALVLGGGAFGISKYIHSLHHEETDNAQIDANVSPVIPRVSGFVKEVRVKDNQHVKKGDTLVILDDRDLAIRVQQAENALATAKANLGAAEATTSAATTGISTAQANVSTIDAQIEAAKVNIWRANQDYERYANLIKDHSITQQQYEQALAAKQTAERQLDVLVRQKAAATRQTSVVTSQSSATAKQINLANAAIKQRETDVDDAKLNQSYTVITAPEDGVLSKIYVQPGQYITAGQSLFSVVMDTAPWVVANFKETQLEKMKLGQKVTVHIDAFPGTPLEAKLTSFSPATGAKFALLPPDNASGNFVKVVQRLPVKIEFDDPNNELIKRLRPGMNVLVDVHLN, from the coding sequence GTGGAAACGCAAACAAAAGCTACTAATAATACATCTACCATGCAGGAAACATCCGCGCCTAAAAAGCGCAGCAAAGGGTTCGTGATCGTACTGGCCGCTCTGGTACTGGGTGGCGGCGCGTTCGGTATCTCTAAATACATCCATAGTCTGCACCATGAAGAAACAGACAACGCGCAGATCGACGCTAATGTAAGCCCCGTTATTCCGAGAGTATCAGGTTTCGTGAAAGAAGTAAGAGTAAAAGATAACCAGCACGTGAAAAAAGGGGACACCCTCGTGATCCTCGACGACCGCGACCTGGCTATCAGAGTGCAACAGGCTGAAAACGCCCTCGCTACCGCAAAAGCTAACCTGGGCGCTGCTGAAGCGACCACCAGCGCTGCGACAACAGGCATCAGCACCGCACAGGCAAACGTAAGCACCATCGACGCCCAGATAGAAGCCGCTAAGGTAAACATCTGGAGAGCTAACCAGGACTATGAACGTTATGCTAACCTGATCAAGGACCACTCCATCACCCAGCAACAATACGAACAGGCGCTGGCTGCCAAACAAACAGCCGAACGCCAGCTCGACGTACTGGTAAGACAGAAAGCCGCGGCCACCCGCCAGACTTCTGTAGTGACCTCCCAGAGCAGCGCTACCGCTAAACAGATCAACCTGGCCAACGCTGCCATCAAACAACGTGAAACCGATGTGGACGATGCTAAACTGAATCAGTCCTACACCGTGATCACCGCTCCGGAAGATGGCGTGCTGTCAAAAATCTATGTGCAGCCAGGTCAGTATATTACCGCAGGCCAGTCCCTCTTCAGCGTGGTAATGGACACCGCCCCCTGGGTAGTGGCCAACTTCAAGGAAACACAGCTGGAAAAAATGAAGCTCGGCCAGAAAGTGACCGTTCATATCGACGCTTTCCCCGGCACACCGCTGGAAGCCAAACTGACTTCCTTCTCACCGGCCACCGGCGCTAAATTTGCCCTGCTGCCCCCGGACAACGCTTCCGGTAACTTCGTAAAAGTAGTACAACGTCTCCCTGTGAAGATCGAATTCGACGACCCGAACAACGAACTGATCAAAAGGTTGCGCCCGGGTATGAACGTGTTGGTAGACGTGCATCTCAACTAA
- a CDS encoding TolC family protein — translation MNSRSIYKRLYALASGIVLTLVFQAASAQQSVKPLSLNEAISLSLQNSKQLKASQARIEEANANVKTANERQLPDVSISGSYLRLTQPNLDLKLGKGDSNPGGGTPSEAPKVNQAAYGMANVSIPVFAGMMIQSGKEAARYLAQAARLDADKDRDDVIQNTIGAYSNLYKATQAVKLMEENLKQSTQRVKDFSNLEKNGLLARNDLLKAELQKSNYELSLMDAQNSLKVATLNMDIMLGLPDNTQLQLDTTVFLADKADNRGVAEFEQLAYQNRKDAASLGAKEKAAFANVKGVKGEYYPSLALTGGYVAAYIPNVVTVTNAITAGVGLKYSLSSLWKTGSKVASAKAQLAELQANEAQLTDAIHLDVVQSYENYLLSRKKMDTYIKAIEQSEENYRITKNKHDNNLATTTDLLDADVANLQSHLNYTFARADALVAYNKLLQASGILDNNK, via the coding sequence ATGAATTCTAGAAGCATATACAAACGATTATATGCGCTTGCATCCGGAATCGTGCTGACGCTGGTTTTTCAGGCAGCATCCGCACAACAAAGCGTAAAACCGCTTTCGTTAAATGAAGCCATATCGCTGAGTCTACAAAACAGCAAACAATTGAAGGCCAGCCAGGCCCGCATCGAAGAAGCCAACGCCAACGTAAAAACAGCCAACGAACGACAGCTGCCCGACGTAAGCATCTCCGGCTCTTACCTGCGACTGACACAGCCTAACCTCGATCTGAAACTCGGAAAAGGAGACAGCAACCCTGGCGGCGGCACCCCCTCCGAAGCCCCGAAAGTAAATCAGGCGGCCTACGGAATGGCCAACGTGTCTATCCCCGTATTTGCCGGCATGATGATACAGAGCGGCAAAGAAGCTGCCCGCTACCTCGCACAGGCAGCCAGGCTGGACGCCGATAAAGACCGCGATGATGTGATCCAGAACACCATCGGCGCCTACAGTAACCTCTACAAAGCCACCCAGGCGGTGAAACTGATGGAGGAAAACCTGAAACAGTCCACCCAGCGCGTGAAAGATTTCTCCAACCTGGAAAAGAACGGCCTGCTGGCACGCAACGACCTCTTAAAGGCGGAACTGCAAAAGTCCAACTACGAACTGTCCCTCATGGACGCGCAGAACAGCCTGAAAGTAGCCACCCTCAACATGGACATCATGCTGGGCCTGCCGGACAACACACAGTTACAACTGGACACTACCGTCTTCCTGGCCGACAAAGCTGACAACAGAGGCGTAGCGGAATTCGAACAACTGGCCTACCAGAACCGTAAAGATGCCGCCTCCCTCGGCGCGAAAGAGAAAGCTGCTTTCGCCAACGTAAAAGGCGTGAAAGGAGAATATTATCCCTCCCTCGCTCTCACCGGTGGTTATGTGGCAGCCTACATTCCCAACGTTGTCACAGTTACGAACGCGATAACAGCCGGCGTGGGACTGAAATACAGCCTCTCTTCCCTCTGGAAAACAGGTAGCAAGGTAGCCAGCGCCAAAGCGCAGCTCGCAGAATTGCAGGCCAACGAAGCGCAGCTGACAGACGCCATCCACCTCGATGTGGTGCAGTCTTACGAAAACTACCTCCTGAGCAGGAAAAAAATGGACACTTATATCAAAGCCATAGAACAATCAGAAGAGAACTACCGCATAACGAAGAACAAGCACGATAACAATCTCGCAACCACCACCGACCTGCTGGATGCGGACGTGGCCAACCTCCAGTCCCATCTGAACTACACCTTCGCAAGGGCAGATGCACTGGTGGCCTACAACAAATTGTTACAGGCATCGGGTATACTCGACAACAACAAATAA
- a CDS encoding TetR/AcrR family transcriptional regulator, with the protein MEDYNDKQLSIITVAERLFAEKGFHGTSVRDIAQEADVNIAMISYYFGSKDKLLEAVFRLRMNASRAFINELVQNDTMAPLEKIYSLIDRFINKMLNEQNFQCIMSREQLNKEQSPIRDLIWQLKAEMLGLMRPIVTNAQDAGIFATDVDVEMLMTTLFGTIHQTIPAQHLLRANTAYAHMNDQEFKEYLRLRLSNHLKKLFKAILTHEF; encoded by the coding sequence ATGGAAGACTATAACGATAAGCAACTTTCAATCATTACGGTGGCGGAGCGGTTGTTTGCAGAAAAAGGTTTTCATGGCACTTCCGTAAGGGATATTGCACAGGAAGCAGACGTGAACATAGCCATGATATCCTACTACTTCGGGTCCAAGGATAAACTGCTGGAAGCGGTTTTCAGATTGCGCATGAATGCATCCCGCGCCTTCATCAATGAACTGGTACAGAACGATACCATGGCCCCGCTCGAAAAAATATACTCCCTGATCGACAGGTTTATCAATAAAATGCTGAATGAACAAAACTTTCAGTGCATTATGAGCAGGGAACAGCTCAACAAAGAGCAAAGCCCTATCAGGGACCTGATCTGGCAACTGAAAGCTGAAATGCTCGGACTGATGCGCCCCATCGTGACCAACGCCCAGGACGCCGGCATCTTCGCGACAGACGTGGACGTGGAAATGCTGATGACGACGCTGTTCGGGACCATCCACCAGACGATCCCTGCCCAGCATCTGCTAAGGGCCAATACCGCCTACGCTCACATGAACGACCAGGAATTCAAGGAATATCTAAGGCTCCGACTGAGCAACCATTTGAAAAAATTGTTTAAAGCAATATTAACACATGAATTCTAG
- a CDS encoding DUF1440 domain-containing protein: protein MANTRAFPVGIIFLTWLIAGTLDLFSACLQFVLVTGKSFVNVLLFVASGVFGKEAFSGNPAMVWWGVLFHYTIALGFTLLFFFLYPRIPEMRKIPSVSGLVYGIFVWLVMNLLILPLTNIPKGPFHLVNVLVGMCILMVAIGLPMGLMAGKYYQYKSAS from the coding sequence ATGGCTAACACTCGCGCTTTTCCTGTCGGCATTATCTTCCTCACCTGGTTAATAGCCGGTACCCTCGATCTTTTCTCCGCCTGCCTGCAGTTTGTGCTGGTAACAGGCAAAAGCTTTGTCAACGTACTGTTGTTCGTCGCCAGCGGCGTATTCGGCAAAGAGGCATTCAGCGGCAATCCTGCCATGGTGTGGTGGGGCGTGCTGTTCCATTACACGATCGCATTGGGATTCACCTTACTGTTCTTCTTCCTGTATCCGCGCATACCGGAAATGCGGAAAATACCTTCGGTATCAGGCCTGGTGTACGGTATTTTCGTCTGGCTGGTGATGAACCTGCTGATATTACCGCTGACCAATATTCCCAAAGGACCGTTCCACCTGGTCAACGTGCTGGTGGGCATGTGTATCCTCATGGTAGCTATTGGGTTACCGATGGGACTGATGGCAGGAAAATACTATCAATATAAAAGCGCATCCTGA
- a CDS encoding helix-turn-helix domain-containing protein has product MQAIEFINQEYFNGQYRYISPSPDLEPHVVYYWLLDLRRPLPEQEEFRELLLANMNASLVLNMGAPFDICNAAGQLLHSCHHSELIGYQTTPVTYRHYPNNFLVGIKFKPASLNYLFHIKGADMQRQTLSACDVMAHMPALESAVYEAPDMQAIKTLLEQFLRRHTSTMADHHRFSYVLQSLNGPALQQSGFQLKKLASLLYVSPRTLERYFSDSLSISPKKCLAILRFRHAAAQYMLHGYKADWEELGYHDFSHFRKEWTRWSA; this is encoded by the coding sequence ATGCAGGCAATCGAATTCATCAACCAGGAATATTTCAACGGGCAGTACCGGTATATCAGCCCTTCTCCGGACCTGGAGCCACATGTGGTGTACTACTGGCTGCTGGACCTCCGCAGGCCGCTGCCGGAGCAGGAAGAATTCCGGGAACTGCTCCTGGCTAACATGAACGCTTCTCTCGTGCTGAACATGGGCGCCCCCTTCGATATCTGCAATGCAGCAGGGCAACTGCTGCATTCCTGCCACCACAGTGAGTTAATAGGATACCAAACTACTCCTGTCACCTACCGCCATTACCCGAATAACTTCCTGGTAGGCATCAAGTTCAAACCCGCGAGCCTGAACTATCTTTTCCATATCAAAGGCGCTGATATGCAACGACAAACACTGTCGGCCTGCGATGTGATGGCGCACATGCCCGCGCTGGAATCGGCGGTGTATGAAGCCCCGGACATGCAGGCTATCAAAACCTTACTGGAGCAGTTCCTGCGCCGGCATACCAGCACCATGGCCGATCACCATCGTTTCAGCTATGTACTGCAATCCCTCAACGGCCCTGCCCTGCAGCAATCAGGCTTCCAGCTGAAAAAACTGGCCAGCCTGCTCTATGTGTCACCCCGTACGCTCGAAAGATACTTCTCCGATTCGCTGAGCATCAGCCCTAAAAAATGCCTGGCCATCCTGCGCTTCCGCCATGCTGCCGCACAATACATGCTGCATGGCTACAAAGCCGACTGGGAAGAATTAGGGTACCATGACTTCTCCCACTTCCGGAAAGAATGGACCAGGTGGTCCGCCTGA
- a CDS encoding aminopeptidase P N-terminal domain-containing protein, with protein MFSEHRQRLIRQLPAGAAAVLTANDTMPTNADGTMPYYPNVNVYYLTGLTEEDAMLALFPGHPDPALREILFIKRVDQMFVKWLGRRADKNTASEISGIRTVFYTDEFWAVMKRVLPLCNAIYLHTNEHARSDNETQTREDRLLLDCKQRYPLHRYERLYPILARQRNAKTPGETALLRKASGITEKGFRRVLQTIRPGQTGMQVAAEMIHEYMQYNATWAYEPIVAFGADACILHFRANESTGKDGDLVLIDAAAQFRYYNTDLTRTIPLNGRFSPRQRAYYDAVLRVHQQVAQEVKAGILIKDLWKISNNLLLGELVGLGLCTTADINKHDAQHYLNKYCYHNVSHFLGLDVHDTGYYDEVMPAGAVITNEPGIYNEEEGIGVRIENDLLVTENGFEDLMKTIPKEAEEIEDLMNR; from the coding sequence ATGTTTTCAGAACACCGTCAACGCCTTATCCGGCAACTGCCTGCCGGCGCCGCCGCTGTCCTTACCGCCAACGACACCATGCCCACCAATGCCGACGGAACGATGCCCTACTACCCCAACGTGAACGTTTATTACCTGACGGGCCTCACCGAAGAAGATGCCATGCTGGCGCTCTTTCCCGGCCATCCTGATCCTGCCCTGCGGGAGATACTGTTCATCAAACGGGTAGACCAGATGTTTGTGAAATGGCTCGGCAGAAGGGCCGATAAAAACACCGCTTCGGAAATTTCCGGTATCCGCACCGTTTTTTATACCGATGAATTCTGGGCCGTCATGAAAAGAGTGCTGCCGCTCTGCAATGCTATCTACCTGCATACCAACGAACATGCCCGCTCAGACAATGAAACACAAACGCGGGAAGACCGGCTGCTGCTGGACTGCAAACAACGCTATCCGCTGCATCGCTACGAACGCCTCTACCCTATCCTGGCAAGGCAACGCAACGCGAAAACGCCGGGAGAAACAGCGCTCCTGCGCAAAGCCAGCGGGATCACCGAAAAAGGCTTCCGCCGCGTACTGCAAACCATCCGTCCCGGGCAAACCGGTATGCAGGTAGCCGCAGAAATGATCCACGAATACATGCAGTATAACGCCACCTGGGCCTATGAACCCATCGTGGCTTTTGGTGCAGACGCCTGTATCCTGCACTTCCGCGCCAACGAAAGCACCGGCAAAGACGGAGACCTGGTACTGATCGATGCAGCAGCACAATTCCGCTACTACAATACAGACCTCACCCGCACCATTCCGCTGAACGGTCGTTTCTCCCCGCGTCAGAGAGCCTACTACGACGCGGTGCTGCGGGTACACCAACAGGTGGCGCAGGAAGTAAAGGCGGGCATCCTCATAAAAGATCTGTGGAAAATCTCCAACAACCTGCTGCTCGGAGAACTGGTGGGACTGGGGCTCTGCACTACCGCCGACATTAACAAACACGACGCACAGCATTATCTCAACAAATACTGCTATCACAACGTGTCTCACTTCCTGGGACTGGACGTACACGATACCGGCTATTATGATGAAGTGATGCCCGCAGGCGCCGTCATCACCAATGAACCGGGTATTTACAACGAAGAAGAAGGTATCGGGGTGAGAATTGAAAATGACCTGCTGGTCACTGAAAACGGCTTTGAAGATCTGATGAAAACGATCCCGAAAGAAGCAGAAGAAATTGAGGACCTTATGAACCGGTAA